In a genomic window of Streptococcus oralis subsp. tigurinus:
- a CDS encoding response regulator transcription factor, translated as MFKLIIVEDEHLIRKWLEIAVDYSALGIQVVGTASHGQEGMKLIQEKEPHIVLTDITMPIMDAFMMFEATRTLSYEKVILSGYNDFQNAKKAMQYGAVDFLSKPIDTKELTECLQNIVLRLQVSTYQETPFLEEYQTLLSSIQQVDTQNQIIQQIISFVHNHYAEHFTISKLAESLGYSESYLYKVIKEDFPMTLNEYILRYRLKQAIDKMAESPNAPLSDISEQVGFSDYKYFAKVFKKYLHISPKELKLMDKNH; from the coding sequence ACTCTGCCTTAGGCATCCAAGTTGTAGGAACTGCCAGTCACGGTCAAGAGGGAATGAAACTCATCCAAGAAAAAGAACCTCATATTGTCTTAACAGACATCACAATGCCAATTATGGATGCTTTTATGATGTTCGAAGCCACTCGTACCCTTTCTTATGAAAAAGTTATCTTATCTGGTTATAACGATTTTCAAAATGCAAAAAAAGCCATGCAATATGGGGCAGTTGATTTCTTATCCAAACCAATTGACACAAAGGAATTGACAGAATGTCTTCAAAACATTGTTTTGCGATTACAAGTTAGCACCTATCAAGAAACTCCTTTTTTAGAAGAATATCAAACTTTACTCTCCTCTATCCAACAAGTTGATACACAAAATCAAATCATTCAGCAAATTATTTCCTTTGTCCACAACCACTATGCAGAACATTTTACTATTAGTAAGCTAGCAGAATCGCTGGGATATAGTGAAAGTTATCTATATAAGGTTATCAAAGAAGACTTCCCCATGACACTAAATGAATATATCTTACGCTACCGCCTCAAGCAAGCTATAGATAAAATGGCCGAGTCCCCCAATGCCCCCTTAAGCGATATCTCTGAACAAGTTGGATTTTCAGACTATAAATATTTTGCCAAAGTCTTTAAAAAGTATCTCCATATTTCTCCAAAAGAATTAAAACTTATGGATAAAAATCATTGA